From Paenibacillus sp. PvR098:
AGATTCGACCCCACGTTCGATGGGGCGCTTAACGCTCAATCCGCGCGTGCATTTGGATTGGCTCGGTATGATCTTCTTTCTTATCATAGGGATTGGCTGGGCCAAACCCGTGCTCGTGAACCGCAGTAACTTTAAATACCCGAGAAGAATGGGCATTATCGTATCCTTTGCGGGGCCGTTCAGCAACCTGGTGCTTGGATTTATCAGCTTGATCATTCTGTACGCTGTGCACCAGTTCAATCTGCTGGCCGGAATGTCATCCGGCATCAGCATGGCGATCAATCTTTTTTTGACGCTGATGGTGACACAGAACGTCTTTTTGTTCATACTGAACCTCATTCCTTTCCCGCCGCTCGATGGCTACCGCATTATAGAAGATCTGCTGCCGCGCAGCATTTTGATGAAAGTGAAGCCGTATGAGCAGTGGCTGTTTTTCGCGATCCTGCTGATGTTCTTCATTGAGCCGATTCGCAGGGTGACGCTGGGGCCGATCTTCGCGCTGCAAACTCCGATTCTCGAATTCTTTCGGTCGGTGGTCAGCCTGATATTCGGAAGCTAGCTTGTTGATAAGAGCCTATATGGTAACGTGGTGCCTTTTTGCTAACTATACTGGTTTTTGGAGCAAAAAAAGTGTATGATGAAGGATGACCGTTTCTACTTTATGTATAAGCGGTCAGACTTATTTTGGCGGAAGTGACGGATAAACATGCAAAGATATTTCATTCAGCCGGATCAGTTCACGGACGAGACGGTAAACATAACCGGTGACGACGCCCACCATTTGACACGTGTGATGCGGTCGAAGCCGGGTGATACATGTATAGTGAGCGACGGAATAGACCGCGAAGCTTTAGTGCGGCTGAGGGTAGTGGAGCCTCAGCAGGTCGTTGCCGACGTAATCGAAAGGCTTCCCATGGATAATGAGCCTGCCGTCGATGTTTGGGTGGCGCAAAGCTTGCCGAAAAGCGACAAGATGGAGCTCGTGATTCAGAAGGGAACGGAGATCGGGGCGGCTGGGTTTATTCCCTTCGTGTCTGAGCGAACCGTTGTACAATTGGACAGCAAGAAGGAAGGAAAGCGGCTCGAGCGTTGGCAAAAGATCGCCAAGGAAGCCGCAGAGCAGGCTCATCGCAATCGCGTGCCGGCAGTGGAATCAGTGTTATCCTGGAAGGAATTGCTGCGTCTTGCAGAAGAAGCGGATGCGGCCTGGATATGCTATGAAAAGCAAAGCGTTCAGGAGCTTCGAGGTCAGATCCGGCAGGCCGTTTCGTCACGCCAGGATGTGAGCCGCCGCCTGAAGCTGCTGCTCATGATCGGACCCGAAGGCGGGTTCAGC
This genomic window contains:
- a CDS encoding site-2 protease family protein, whose translation is MDWNSFLAFNVEQMPFVFLVLLIAFSVHEFSHAYFADRFGDSTPRSMGRLTLNPRVHLDWLGMIFFLIIGIGWAKPVLVNRSNFKYPRRMGIIVSFAGPFSNLVLGFISLIILYAVHQFNLLAGMSSGISMAINLFLTLMVTQNVFLFILNLIPFPPLDGYRIIEDLLPRSILMKVKPYEQWLFFAILLMFFIEPIRRVTLGPIFALQTPILEFFRSVVSLIFGS
- a CDS encoding 16S rRNA (uracil(1498)-N(3))-methyltransferase; this encodes MQRYFIQPDQFTDETVNITGDDAHHLTRVMRSKPGDTCIVSDGIDREALVRLRVVEPQQVVADVIERLPMDNEPAVDVWVAQSLPKSDKMELVIQKGTEIGAAGFIPFVSERTVVQLDSKKEGKRLERWQKIAKEAAEQAHRNRVPAVESVLSWKELLRLAEEADAAWICYEKQSVQELRGQIRQAVSSRQDVSRRLKLLLMIGPEGGFSEREAEEAEAAGCRAVSLGKRILRTETAAMVGLTCILYETGEMGGEE